Part of the Angustibacter luteus genome, ATCCGCTCGTCGTGGGTGGCGGCCAGCACGGCGACACCGTGCCGCCGGGCGACGTCCAGCGCGGCGCCGATCAGCGCCACGTGCTCGTCGTCCTGGTGACCGGTCGGCTCGTCCAGGACGGCCAGCGCCGGTCGCAGCACCAGCGCGCGAGCCAGTGCCGTGCGCTGCTGCTCGCCCAGCGACGTCTGGGTGGCTCGTCGGTCGCGGAAGGCGGTCAGGTCCAGCGCCGCGAACAGGTCCTCGACCAGCGCGCCGTCGACCGTGTCGTCGGCTCCGCGCAGCCGGCTCGGCAGCAGCACGTTCTGCTCGACCGTCAGCTCCTCGACGAGCCCGAGCCGTTGCGGCAGCAGGGAGACGAGCGCCCAGTCGTCGACGTCGTGCGCGTCCGTGCCGCCCACCGTGATCCGGCCGGACGTCGGGCGTCCGAGGCCCGCCACCAGGTGGCACAGGGTCGTCTTGCCCGAACCCGATCGGCCGACCAGTGCCAGCACCTCACCGGCGGACAGCTGCACCGAGACGTCCTGCAGCACCCGCGCCGAGCCGCCGAGCACGTGGCCCACGTCCTCGACCACCAGCACCGGCTCGGGACCCGTCGACTC contains:
- a CDS encoding ABC transporter ATP-binding protein; the encoded protein is MTTESTGPEPVLVVEDVGHVLGGSARVLQDVSVQLSAGEVLALVGRSGSGKTTLCHLVAGLGRPTSGRITVGGTDAHDVDDWALVSLLPQRLGLVEELTVEQNVLLPSRLRGADDTVDGALVEDLFAALDLTAFRDRRATQTSLGEQQRTALARALVLRPALAVLDEPTGHQDDEHVALIGAALDVARRHGVAVLAATHDERIIGAADRVVTLAAGRVVPD